A single Anopheles maculipalpis chromosome 3RL, idAnoMacuDA_375_x, whole genome shotgun sequence DNA region contains:
- the LOC126562741 gene encoding ficolin-2-like translates to MFKKCLLVVILVWCDHLTAQDANNALLLTPDECLYAIEMVLSKLNTLEYRIVEGDLQIERKLNDISSLIESIKQPQCNCTEEMVYRSCRNTPFSGVYKIQPEKPFKEPITVLCDQEYASGGWIVIQHRFDGSTNFYRGWQEYKNGFGNLDGEFWLGLDHIYHLTMSRPYELVVLLDDFDGNKTFAWYNQFQIGDESLKYNLTKIDGYSGSAGDCLGDAKGMKFTTLDSDNDLWGGNCAVGYSGAWWYKDCHSSNLNGKYLRGETKEFATGMVWKDFRGYHYSLRSAKMMIRPTAS, encoded by the exons ATGTTCAAAAAGTGTCTGCTAGTTGTTATACTTGTGTGGTGTGATCATCTTACAGCGCAGGATGCTAACAATGCACTACTCTTAACGCCAGATGAATGTTTATATGCAATCGAAATGGTTCTTAGCAAGCTGAACACGTTGGAATATCGTATCGTAGAAGGGGACCTTCAAATTGAACGTAAGCTGAATGATATAAGCTCCCTCATCGAAAGCATAAAGCAGCCCCAGTGCAACTGTACAGAGGAGATGGTGTACAGGTCCTGCCGAAATACGCCATTTTCCGGTGTGTACAAAATTCAACCGGAAAAGCCTTTCAAGGAACCGATAACTGTGTTGTGCGATCAAGAGTACGCTTCAGGAGGATGGATTGTGATACAACATCGGTTTGACGGATCGACTAATTTCTACCGCGGTTGGCAGGAGTATAAGAATGGCTTTGGCAACCTGGATGGAGAGTTTTGGTTGGGACTGGATCATATTTATCACCTGACAATGTCCCGACCGTATGAGTTGGTAGTGTTGCTGGATGATTTCGACGGCAACAAAACGTTTGCTTGGTATAATCAGTTTCAAATTGGAGACGAGAGCTTGAAATATAACCTTACAAAAATAGATGGATACTCGGGGTCGGCAGGGGATTGTCTAGGAGATGCAAAAGGAATGAAATTTACGACCTTAGATTCGGATAATGATTTGTGGGGTGGTAACTGTGCAGTAGGTTACTCCGGTGCATGGTGGTACAAGGATTGCCACTCAAG CAATCTGAACGGCAAATACCTGCGAGGAGAAACGAAAGAATTCGCCACTGGAATGGTTTGGAAAGATTTCCGAGGATATCATTATTCACTGAGGTCAGCTAAAATGATGATAAGACCCACAGCTTCATGA